The following is a genomic window from Salinibacterium sp. UTAS2018.
TAAAAATGGGCGGTGCACCGAAGTGCACCGCCCAGATTCTCACAATGTGTTGCGAAGAGTGTTTAGCGACGTGAGCCGCGCGTGATCAGACCATAGACGAAGAGCACGAGCACCGAGCCGCCGATAGCGACGAGCCAGGTTTCGATCGAGAAGAACTCTTCGAGGCCGATACCAAAGATGGCGCCTCCCACGAATCCTCCGACAAGCGCTCCTACTACACCGAGCAGGAGTGTTGCGATCCAACCGCCGCCTTGGCGTCCGGGGAGAATAGCCTTAGCAATAGCGCCGGCAATAAGTCCTAGGACAATCCAACCGATGATTCCCATTGTGTGTTCTCCAGACGGTGTTCAAGTAGTTTCCGATGTGAAAACCAACAAAGAAGACTTAACCACGTGCCCTGCATGGGGGGCAAACTAATTCAGGCTGCTCACAGGAACCACTCGGGTAGTGCACAGTGAAATTTTGAGACAGGGTAGTTATATGCAACACGAACATCCTTGGAATAGATATGTCGCTATCGGTGACTCGTTTACCGAAGGCATCGGAGACCCCGAGCCCGCCTCCCCCGGCGGTAATCGCGGCTGGGCGGATCGCGTGGCAGAAGTGCTCGGTTCACAAAAAGCTGACTTCGCCTATGCGAATCTCGCCATTCGTGGCCGGCTGCTCAATCAAATCGCCCGCGAGCAGCTCACACCGGCGCTCGAGCTCAAACCAGACCTCATTAGTGTGTCTGCGGGTGGTAACGACATCATCCGCCCCGGATCGGATGCGGACGAGGTCGCCGGTCGAGTTGACGAGCTCGTGGGTAAGCTGCGTAGCGATGGAGCGACAGTTGTGCTTTTCACTGGCCCAGACATCGGCATGACTCCGGTTCTGAATCGAATGCGTGGCAAAGTTGCGATCTACAACGAGAACATTCGTGCGGTCGCGCAGCGTCATGACGCGATCGTTGCCGACATGTGGTCACTCCGCGAGCTAGGAGACCCCCGCATGTGGGCGCCGGATCGACTGCATTTCTCCGCAGTGGGGCACCACACGGTCGCCCGCATGGTTCTCGCGGCTCTCAATGTTGAGAACGACCTAGAGCCCTTCCAGCCGGAGCCGCTGCCGCCGCGTCGGTGGCGCCACGCGCGCGTCGAAGACATGGGGTGGGCTCGGGAGCATCTGGTGCCCTGGGTCTTGCGGCGGGTGCGCCACCAGTCCTCAGGTGACAACATTACGGCTAAGCGCCCCGGGTTCTGAGGCCAGAGCGGCGGTGCGTGCCGCTCGTTGTCTCTGAGCGGCCCTCCATACCTGAGCCGCACGCAAAGAAGACCCCCACCGAATGGGTGGGGGCCTTTTTTCTCAACTTAAGCAGTACTAGCCGCTGTAGCCGGTGCGTCCTGCTGCGGGGCAGTCGAACGGATCGCCGTCGGCACTTAAGCCAACCTCATTGAGATGGCGGATAACGATGCCGTAGGACGTGAAGAGACCGACCTCGGTGTACTTGATGTCCTTGGTCTTGCAATATTCCTTCACCATTTCCTGGGCGCGTCGCAGGTGCGGGCGCGGCATGGTGGGGAACAGGTGGTGTTCGATCTGGTAGTTGAGGCCGCCCATGAAGTGGTTCATGAAGTGCCCACTACGGATGTTGCGGCTCGTCAAAACCTGACGACGCAGGAAGTCGACTTTGGAGCCCTTGGGCAGAATCGGCATTCCTTTGTGGTTGGGCGCGAAGGAAGCGCCCATGTACAGACCGAAGATTCCCATCTGCACTCCGAGGAAGGCGAAGGCCATTCCGAGAGGGAGGAAACTGAACACGATCGCGAGATACCCGATGTTGCGTACCAGCAACAGCGTGATCTCTAGCCAACGCTTGTCGACCTTCTTCTTGAAGTTGAAGACTTCCTGGAAGGCGTGGGAGTGAAGGTTAAACCCTTCAAGCAGTAGCGCGGGGAAGAACAGGTAGCCCTGGCGCTTAGCCATGAACTTGGTAAGGCCCTTGAGCCCAACAGTCTTTTCCTTCTGGAAGATGATGAAGTCGGTCTCAATATCCGGGTCTTTATCGACTGTGTTGGGGTTCGCGTGGTGACGCGAGTGCTTGTTCATCCACCAGGCATAGCTGATACCGACGACGAGGTCGGACATCAATCGGCCGAGGGTGTCGTTGAGCTTGCTCGACTGGAAGACTTGGCGGTGAGCCAGCTCGTGGGTCAAGAACGCGTATTGGGTGAAAATGATGCCCATCGCTGCTGCGATGAGGAGGATGTACCACGTGCCGGCGAGCATCGCGAAGCCGACCCAAGCGCCAGCCATGGCGAGGGTGATGACGGCAAAAGTGGTGATGTAAAAGCGCTTACTGCGACGCAGCAGGCCGGCCTCGCGCACAGTGCGCAAGAGCGAGGCAAAATCGCTCATCTGGCTACCGACGCCGCGGGGACCAGTCTTAATTACACGTACGGGATCGGCTGAGAGAGAACTACTCACGTGACCTCAGATATTTTCGAATGACTTCCCAGTCATGTGACAAGCGAGCGGGTGCTCCAGATACACTCCACCTTATCGCGGACGCCTGTGAGCGGCGTGTCTATTCGATAACTAAAACATTGCGGCCGGATTTGTCAGTCTCCACCAAACACCCGGGTCGTCGACGTCGTCACTCAATACCAGAGGCACGCTAAAAGTCTCACTACCGACCTGAAACTCGACTGTTCCCGCGCTCTCCCCCGCATCCGCGGCGCGCATCGACGTCGCAGCCACGGTGGCGGTGATCTCGTCTTCACCCCACACCACGGCGTCTAATGTCGATTCGGATACCGCCGCAGCTTCATCGCCCCACGGCGTGTCATATTCGGCGAATTCTTCACCATCGCTCGCGAGGGTGACCACCGTGTAGCCTGCGGTGGCATCAGCGATGAGCTCTCGAATCGCAGTGTTGATGGTTGGATGGTCTGGCCCCCCAACAACAGCGCCCACCAGGGTGACTACCTTATCGCCCACGGTCACATCGGCCGAGAAAAGCAGACATGACCAGCCCACGTCGAGGGTTCCGGTTTTAATTCCGTCTACACCATCGATCCCGAGCAGTTTGTTGCTGTTGCTCACCGCACCGATCCCCGGAATCTCGGCGGATGACGTGGAGACGATCTGAGCAATTACCGGGTTGTCTATCGCTAAGCGGGCAAGTTCGGTGAGGTCTGCTGCCGTACTTCGGTTGGTCTCTTGAATTCCTGATGGTTCAGTGACGGTGGTGTTCGTGAGGCCGTGCTCTGTGAGCCAAGCGTTCGCGGCGGTAACGAACGCGCCCTCTGATCCAAACGCCCAGTTCGCGAGCGATTGAGCATAGTTGTTCGCTGAGGGAAGCAATACGACCGTCATTACGTCCCGCTGCGAGAGCTGCTGACCGGCATACGCCGGAGCGATCGAACCGCCCTGCGCGAGTTGGTCGTAGTAGAAATCGACGTCGGTCTCGTCGAACGTTATCGTCGGGCCTGCTTCATCGAGTTGGAGTGGTTTCGAGTCGAGAACGACCAACGTCGTGATGATCTTCGTTATCGATGCGATCGGAACCGGGTCGGCGCTCCCTCCCTGGGCGAGTACGCCGGGGCGGTCGAGCGCGCCGATCGCCGAAGCACCATAGCTGGGGGTTGAGATCTCCGGTTCAGCCAGTACGGGTTCTTCCA
Proteins encoded in this region:
- a CDS encoding GlsB/YeaQ/YmgE family stress response membrane protein — its product is MGIIGWIVLGLIAGAIAKAILPGRQGGGWIATLLLGVVGALVGGFVGGAIFGIGLEEFFSIETWLVAIGGSVLVLFVYGLITRGSRR
- a CDS encoding D-alanyl-D-alanine carboxypeptidase family protein, with amino-acid sequence MPLTQRQIYRRRRLVVFSAVAVVLAMTFYLPLTLLAPLGEVSATILPVEEPVLAEPEISTPSYGASAIGALDRPGVLAQGGSADPVPIASITKIITTLVVLDSKPLQLDEAGPTITFDETDVDFYYDQLAQGGSIAPAYAGQQLSQRDVMTVVLLPSANNYAQSLANWAFGSEGAFVTAANAWLTEHGLTNTTVTEPSGIQETNRSTAADLTELARLAIDNPVIAQIVSTSSAEIPGIGAVSNSNKLLGIDGVDGIKTGTLDVGWSCLLFSADVTVGDKVVTLVGAVVGGPDHPTINTAIRELIADATAGYTVVTLASDGEEFAEYDTPWGDEAAAVSESTLDAVVWGEDEITATVAATSMRAADAGESAGTVEFQVGSETFSVPLVLSDDVDDPGVWWRLTNPAAMF
- a CDS encoding acyl-CoA desaturase, yielding MSSSLSADPVRVIKTGPRGVGSQMSDFASLLRTVREAGLLRRSKRFYITTFAVITLAMAGAWVGFAMLAGTWYILLIAAAMGIIFTQYAFLTHELAHRQVFQSSKLNDTLGRLMSDLVVGISYAWWMNKHSRHHANPNTVDKDPDIETDFIIFQKEKTVGLKGLTKFMAKRQGYLFFPALLLEGFNLHSHAFQEVFNFKKKVDKRWLEITLLLVRNIGYLAIVFSFLPLGMAFAFLGVQMGIFGLYMGASFAPNHKGMPILPKGSKVDFLRRQVLTSRNIRSGHFMNHFMGGLNYQIEHHLFPTMPRPHLRRAQEMVKEYCKTKDIKYTEVGLFTSYGIVIRHLNEVGLSADGDPFDCPAAGRTGYSG
- a CDS encoding SGNH/GDSL hydrolase family protein: MQHEHPWNRYVAIGDSFTEGIGDPEPASPGGNRGWADRVAEVLGSQKADFAYANLAIRGRLLNQIAREQLTPALELKPDLISVSAGGNDIIRPGSDADEVAGRVDELVGKLRSDGATVVLFTGPDIGMTPVLNRMRGKVAIYNENIRAVAQRHDAIVADMWSLRELGDPRMWAPDRLHFSAVGHHTVARMVLAALNVENDLEPFQPEPLPPRRWRHARVEDMGWAREHLVPWVLRRVRHQSSGDNITAKRPGF